In a single window of the Bactrocera dorsalis isolate Fly_Bdor chromosome 2, ASM2337382v1, whole genome shotgun sequence genome:
- the LOC105224603 gene encoding microtubule-associated protein futsch isoform X5: MVISNPDAVAAAATTNNTAGDAVDLAHPSGIPRDRIDNIMSGIANTGDVKMNNHRKKLRQRFDIIKKLGQGTYGKVQLGINKETGQEVAIKTIKKCKIEAEADLVRIRREVQIMSSVQHPNIIHIYEVFENREKMVLVMEFAAGGELYDYLSERKVLSEEEARRIFRQVATAVYYCHKHKICHRDLKLENILLDEHGNAKIADFGLSNVFDEQNLLSTFCGSPLYASPEIVEGTPYQGPEVDCWSLGVLLYTLVYGSMPFDGSNFKRLVKQISQGDYYEPKKPSRASTLIRDMLTVSPRKRATIEQICAHWWVNENDNVSCLDLAEELATQTPVRLDVLLSLTPAAVTADQLVVPSADAGKGERVPRSHSVGSIRDMGGNTEAERRILDMVAAGGEAALMPSPTRTITPTQSPVQSKRKLETTVSTENAHGAALKKKDKLGSSSMVLGESNLPPPQEIPMETEEDEAAEQEIDEEPSVAGNAMPSSSFSQRDMEMVGDLCEQLIKEESKSAIAAPLTESSTPVTPTHGGVPRQKTISKLESLEEAPEEKDATKVIKKFVNKHKTADLVNAIGQITPTAEKTSEQSTPTPATTTTNNAKSSIAKPTAGATASSATPAPFVRKCSLQDEGSLSKFNADRRKSRVLETTEKLQQMNTGNATGGGGEKPKKFSIPGVSVGSFKKEFERKATNPPVQQGPTPGELRAMEEVAAAAAAAQELEAEEHSPTADSAQQPTTPVTTGHIESSDSKNSVASLSLEDARRSMENSIALLRQAQSESSKEVDQLCAQTENIEVSEASSPIVTAERERKLKNARAIIGNAIQPASPGGEPNNTVKTSTATITLKSATLPRRKPSAKTEIQLEIKPRIVEQPNMRFTTEMQHPVADLRSAPPREGPAPYSPIKTMLNARATSLEPKEHIIPIQRPQAPYARTTSNTTTRSGSLSRQSTNDSESDTTTTANMSQSTVTGSSQPIKKSPREFIIPIAMEGGGFITPREGSIEPSESSHTASSRSTFNRLRPTRRIGSSLLNDSGIDDNSPFQKFRTSSGTREVDEEPRFTLHRLRSSRPVKKLSQENDSQSSGEEDDDDGFEILTAENLFSTLLQRVHALTHRMNVDKDLTAGFSNSSRLLSNMRHGPFWNQEPFGRSQVSYTYSETVEKKQVRLNSASGNNVGAPWRHSMSRDLGNDMDSIFSRTGATLPRGTKGATKIGRPATIAEPSSTVDGQATPALATDEPLDLADLDLSRLRLSKKDLETLSSITPGLPKCFQEQLLAKLPPTQARKLSRTLSMQGGTQTAPVRVYKRSQSGGRGVLHTGAGQDLKENVAEETASSSTTSKRSTDSSERRHYDPVYRRSLSRTRYDYESSIPSSSDVVSKSRSSSVCRDDYGKSMCSTYTTDINDRYKYYSPYLNKTAPKDSSTESGSISPQKRYSTLGIPRETVSSAQGRPPSGCLSPPITSADGGSSSLRRRSSQKRISRFLRPDFFDEPLDENPFQREKKQRERETQSVLREIRERSREPSRERCNYSSFDAEDAMSRKNSLPNAESSGIPLKMEPKHVRNKSMEIYSEYQPASSSSQETIRHNRRSLSRPREFTEELRKNELADKILEELQLLSATRTQQDQQQQQLRSALPREISVERSSETTTKSVVEGPGSRAEIEEKESSSTIKKIKKIKPKDKSNTTESSTDADATVTTSVVKKVKKIVRKTETTKTTLNEAAAANSSTTEDNTLTPAEIEQSRRESKLKRPKSYPTKEPSTLTPKLPNKPSTIPEMTADSSLEVSNSQATRESRLIRPKSYPASKLTPPKESRKVTRSGAAIPTIAEGRVRNSTPPLAVEEKFEPQTPTSRGTVETSSSSDTKPTTVKKIVKVSKKSKLAQPLPVTPTTPTPATTSTTTTPAENSKESSPIVKEKSPEKKPSKGLLYAIGQKFEKLRDSAMSKEKKSATSSPASSANGAVVKKKSPDSSSPDKVKDKSTLLKKKKSLDGTYAKTAVENNTAVKPPGTEGEMKEKPAKSDKRSRIDAVIRSLRERSVPRSRPATETNYIKRAVSVEDMPGTFNKNAVNRVLGLFKRNDKEANGAERRVQSTRSTSNIERQIRETSPSPIYQNTGECHRSSSISAAIAANLGSGRKPEITATCSCEIAPTPRVNTEEKQCAECLQDAVALQKSKSSRDEKDVVLSSKELTQGNKDKRKGLMLDLTKLDKIDNNTTTNRNNIKTTYMNGNGIYSNLPPYPGAVNSSSNNSSSQQSMDNATNNNNSYMTNNNSSMQTSQTSGYRTSSTHEINRNHLLTPSTENIANYSSDSRSYQDDCASTSTFLSPTEEPELYFDNWSVCSEDNYMLHASPSPTVSRLSRASQLSSPTRGESSDPNESVIDRIKRRSFYCRFNDKKPKRTSSIVGPSAVRDYYREQQAAVKARSSTKVNTNERAKSPDITQEFFRPLKLSPVGTELKPPIYKAPLDYATNITKPRKSLNDIRPTTSPSLISKRYGSTADSDYMSLSSGVPIRYKSSASSSPYESKGSSATGGLSMGVGTSIGAGTGVGSTYYNTYSPKRRSSYTFNGTLPSGATLTNSTLDGYATVGRRPIRAYDHRTMSLLDPTTTPPSTGVSSSFRREARTPVRDYTSSISRSSSRYRTSSATRSPTNI, encoded by the exons aatatcatacatatatacgaag TATTCGAGAATCGTGAGAAGATGGTGTTAGTTATGGAATTCGCCGCAGGCGGTGAACTGTATGACTATCTCTCGGAACGTAAGGTGCTATCTGAAGAAGAGGCGCGTCGCATATTCCGGCAGGTGGCTACGGCTGTCTACTATTGTCATAAGCACAAAATTTGTCATCGTGATTTGAAGCTGGAAAATATACTACTCGATGAACATGGAAATGCGAAG ATCGCCGATTTTGGTCTCTCGAATGTGTTCGACGAACAAAACTTACTATCCACATTTTGCGGTTCGCCGCTTTACGCCTCTCCCGAAATTGTTGAAGGTACTCCCTACCAAGGTCCAGAAGTCGACTGCTGGTCCCTTGGTGTGCTCCTCTACACTCTAGTCTACGGATCGATGCCATTTGATGGTTCCAATTTTAAAAGACTTGTTAAGCAAATCAGTCAAGGTGATTACTATGAGCCAAAGAAACCGTCGCGTGCCTCAACGCTCATACGTGACATGTTGACGGTGAGTCCACGCAAACGTGCCACCATCGAACAGATCTGCGCCCATTGGTGGGTGAATGAAAATGATAACGTCTCATGTTTGGACTTGGCTGAAGAGCTAGCGACACAAACACCGGTGCGTTTGGATGTCTTGTTGTCGTTGACACCGGCCGCTGTGACGGCCGATCAATTGGTTGTGCCATCCGCTGATGCGGGTAAAGGAGAACGTGTGCCACGAAGCCACTCGGTGGGATCGATACGTGATATGGGCGGTAATACGGAAGCGGAACGCAGAATCTTGGACATGGTGGCTG CTGGCGGCGAAGCAGCACTCATGCCATCACCAACACGCACAATCACACCCACGCAGAGCCCAGTGCAGAGTAAACGCAAACTCGAGACCACAGTCTCCACGGAGAACGCACATGGTGCGGCGCTCAAGAAGAAGGATAAACTCGGCAGCAGCTCAATGGTACTCGGAGAGTCCAATCTGCCACCACCACAAGAAATACCCATGGAGACGGAGGAGGACGAAGCTGCAGAGCAGGAAATTGACGAAGAGCCATCGGTCGCAGGAAATGCAATGCCATCGAGCAGCTTCTCCCAAAGAGATATGGAAATGGTGGGTGATCTATGCGAACAACTGATTAAGGAAGAGTCAAAATCGGCGATCGCTGCACCACTGACTGAATCCAGCACACCTGTCACACCTACACATGGCGGTGTGCCGCGCCAAAAAACGATCAGCAAGCTAGAGTCGTTGGAAGAGGCGCCTGAAGAAAAGGACGCCACCAAAGTTATTAAGAAATTCGTCAATAAGCACAAAACTGCTGATCTGGTTAATGCCATCGGTCAGATAACACCGACAGCTGAAAAAACCAGCGAACAGTCTACGCCCACacctgctacaacaacaaccaacaatgCCAAAAGTTCAATAGCGAAGCCAACAGCTGGTGCGACAGCCTCCTCCGCTACACCAGCGCCCTTCGTGCGCAAATGCAGTTTGCAAGATGAAGGTTCCTTGAGTAAGTTCAATGCCGACCGACGAAAGTCGCGTGTGCTCGAAACCACCGAAAAGTTACAGCAAATGAATACCGGCAACGCTACCGGCGGCGGCGGTGAGAAACCGAAGAAGTTCAGCATACCCGGCGTGAGCGTCGGCAGCTTTAAGAAAGAATTTGAACGTAAAGCTACAAATCCGCCAGTACAACAAGGTCCTACACCAGGTGAGTTACGCGCAATGGAAGAGGTTGCAGCTGCGGCCGCTGCCGCCCAAGAATTAGAGGCAGAAGAGCACTCGCCAACAGCTGACAGCGCGCAACAACCAACAACACCAGTGACAACAGGTCATATTGAGTCAAGCGATTCGAAAAATTCCGTCGCTTCGTTGTCACTGGAAGACGCGCGTCGCTCCATGGAGAATTCGATTGCGTTGCTGCGTCAGGCGCAAAGCGAATCCTCGAAAGAGGTGGATCAGCTGTGCGCGCAAACAGAAAATATCGAAGTCAGCGAGGCCAGCAGCCCAATAGTGACGGCCGAACGCGAGCGGAAGTTGAAGAATGCGCGCGCCATTATCGGAAATGCCATACAGCCAG CATCACCAGGTGGCGAGCCGAACAACACCGTGAAGACATCCACCGCTACCATAACACTGAAATCAGCCACATTGCCGCGCCGTAAGCCGAGCGCCAAAACGGAAATCCAATTAGAAATAAAGCCACGTATTGTCGAACAACCGAATATGCGTTTCACAACGGAAATGCAGCATCCTGTCGCCGATTTGCGCAGCGCGCCGCCGCGTGAAGGTCCGGCGCCATACAGTCCCATCAAGACGATGTTGAATGCGCGCGCCACAAGCCTCGAACCCAAGGAGCACATTATACCCATACAGCGACCACAAGCGCCCTATGCGCGCACAACATCCAATACAACAACAAG GTCCGGTTCACTATCGCGACAATCGACCAATGATTCTGAATCtgatacaacaacaacggcaaataTGTCACAATCCACCGTTACGGGCTCATCACAACCGATTAAGAAGAGTCCACGCGAATTCATTATACCAATTGCGATGGAGGGCGGTGGCTTCATAACACCGCGCGAGGGCAGCATTGAACCATCAGAGTCTAGTCATACCGCCTCGAGTCGTTCGACCTTCAATCGACTGCGGCCAACTCGTCGCATTGG CAGTTCACTGCTTAACGATTCTGGCATCGACGATAATTCGCCATTCCAGAAGTTCCGCACCTCGTCCGGCACCAGGGAAGTCGATGAGGAGCCACGTTTCACGCTGCACAGGTTAAG AAGCTCTAGACCGGTGAAGAAACTTAGTCAGGAGAACGATTCACAAAGTTCCGGCGAAGAAGATGACGACGATGGCTTTGAAATACTCACCGCTGAAAATCTCTTCTCCACACTACTACAACGA GTGCACGCTTTGACACATCGCATGAATGTCGATAAAGATTTAACTGCAGGCTTTTCGAATTCAAGCCGCCTGCTGAGCAATATGCGGCATGGTCCCTTCTGGAATCAAGAACCTTTTGGCAG ATCTCAAGTGAGTTATACATACAGTGAAACGGTcgaaaagaaacaagt CCGTCTCAACAGCGCCTCCGGCAATAATGTGGGCGCACCATGGCGTCATAGCATGTCACGTGATTTGGGCAACGATATGGACTCCATATTTTCACGCACTGGCGCTACACTGCCAAGAG gtACAAAGGGGGCAACCAAAATTGGCCGTCCGGCCACTATCGCCGAACCTAGTAGCACAGTTGACGGTCAGGCAACGCCAGCCCTAGCCACGGATGAGCCACTCGATTTGGCTGACTTAGATCTCTCGCGTCTACGTTTGAGCAAGAAGGATCTAGAAACACTATCCAGCATCACACCCGGTCTACCGAAATGCTTCCAAGAGCAACTACTGGCCAAATTGCCGCCAACACAGGCGCGCAAATTGTCACGCACGTTGAGTATGCAAGGCGGTACACAAACTGCGCCGGTTAGAGTTTATAAGCGCAGTCAGAGCGGCGGACGTGGTGTGTTACACACCGGTGCTGGGCAGGATCTTAAAGAAAACGTCGCGGAGGAGACCGCTAGCAGCAGCACAACGAGCAAACGTAGCACAGATAGCAGCGAACGTCGGCACTATGATCCCGTATATCGACGGAGTCTCAGTCGTACGCGTTACGATTACGAATCGAGTATCCCTTCGTCAAGCGATGTGGTTTCAAAAAGCCGCAGCAGCAGTGTTTGTCGCGATGATTATGGTAAATCGATGTGCTCTACCTATACAACTGACATCAATGATCGCTACAAATACTACTCACCATATCTTAATAAAACGGCGCCTAAAGATTCGTCTACCGAAAGCGGTTCCATATCGCCGCAAAAACGTTATAGCACTTTAGGTATTCCACGTGAAACAGTCAGTTCTGCGCAAGGGCGTCCACCAAGTGGTTGTTTATCGCCGCCTATTACATCAGCAGACGGTGGTAGCAGCTCATTGCGTAGACGCTCTTCGCAGAAACGTATCTCACGATTTTTGCGACCAGACTTTTTCGACGAACCACTCGATGAGAATCCATTTCAACGTGAAAAGAAACAGCGTGAACGTGAAACTCAAAGTGTGTTGCGTGAAATACGAGAAAGATCACGTGAGCCTAGTAGAGAGCGCTGTAATTACAGTAGTTTTGATGCGGAAGACGCAATGTCACGTAAAAATAGCTTACCCAATGCGGAGAGCTCGGGTATACCACTGAAAATGGAACCGAAACATGTGCGTAATAAAAGCATGGAAATCTATTCAGAATATCAGCCGGCTAGCAGTTCATCTCAGGAAACAATTAGGCACAACCGACGTAGTTTGTCGCGTCCACGTGAGTTTACTGAGGAGTTACGTAAGAATGAGCTGGCTGATAAGATTTTGGAAGAGTTACAATTACTGTCAGCTACACGAACGCAGCAAgatcaacagcagcagcagctaagATCGGCGCTGCCAAGAGAGATTTCGGTAGAGCGTTCTTCGGAGACGACCACAAAGTCGGTAGTCGAGGGGCCAGGCAGTCGTGCGGAAATTGAGGAGAAAGAGTCCTCATCtacaataaagaaaattaaaaaaataaaacctaaAGATAAGTCCAATACAACGGAATCTAGTACAGATGCGGATGCGACCGTCACTACATCTGTAGTGAAGAAAGTGAAAAAGATCGTGAGAAAGACTGAAACCACAAAGACGACACTAAACGAAGCTGCCGCCGCTAATTCGAGTACAACAGAGGATAATACACTCACACCAGCAGAAATAGAGCAGTCTAGAAGAGAATCTAAGCTTAAGCGACCTAAGTCGTATCCAACTAAAGAGCCAAGCACTTTGACACCCAAGTTACCTAATAAGCCAAGCACTATACCAGAAATGACTGCAGATTCAAGTTTAGAGGTGTCCAACTCCCAGGCTACGCGTGAAAGCCGACTGATACGACCCAAAAGTTACCCAGCATCTAAGCTAACACCCCCCAAAGAATCGAGAAAAGTTACGCGTAGCGGCGCCGCAATCCCAACAATAGCCGAAGGCAGGGTGAGAAACTCAACGCCACCACTAGCTGTTGAAGAGAAATTCGAGCCACAGACGCCAACATCAAGAGGCACTGTAGAAACTTCATCTTCGAGTGACACTAAACCAACAACAGTTAAGAAAATCGTGAAAGTTTCTAAAAAATCAAAGTTAGCACAACCACTGCCAGTCACACCCACAACTCCGACGCCAGCAACAACGTCCACAACGACTACGCCAGCCGAAAATTCTAAGGAGTCAAGTCCCATCGTTAAAGAAAAATCTCCCGAAAAGAAACCGAGCAAAGGCCTGCTCTATGCTATTggacagaaattcgaaaaactaCGCGATTCTGCTATgagcaaagaaaagaaaagcgCAACCTCCAGTCCCGCTTCTTCGGCAAACGGTGCGGTGGTAAAGAAAAAGTCGCCAGATAGTTCATCACCAGACAAAGTAAAGGATAAATCCACCTTACTTAAAAAGAAGAAATCTCTAGATGGCACTTATGCAAAGACTGCCGTTGAAAACAATACAGCCGTTAAGCCACCTGGTACGGAAGGTGAAATGAAGGAGAAACCAGCAAAGTCGGATAAGCGCTCGAGAATTGACGCAGTAATCCGTTCATTACGTGAGCGCTCCGTACCACGGTCACGTCCCGCAACCGAAACAAACTACATAAAGCGCGCCGTCAGTGTAGAGGATATGCCGGGTACGTTTAATAAGAATGCAGTTAACCGCGTATTAGGTCTTTTTAAACGCAATGATAAGGAAGCAAATGGCGCAGAGCGGCGAGTACAAAGCACGCGTTCTACCAGCAATATTGAACGTCAGATACGCGAAACATCGCCGTCGCCCATCTACCAGAACACGGGCGAGTGTCATCGTTCCAGTAGCATTTCAGCCGCCATTGCCGCCAACTTAGGCTCCGGACGGAAACCAGAGATCACTGCCACATGTAGCTGTGAAATTGCACCGACGCCTAGAGTTAACACAGAAGAAAAACAATGCGCCGAATGTTTACAGGACGCCGTAGCGCTACAGAAATCCAAGAGCAGCCGCGATGAAAAAGATGTCGTATTGTCGAGCAAAGAACTGACACAGGGCAATAAGGACAAACGCAAGGGACTCATGTTGGACCTTACCAAATTGGATAAAATTGATAATAATACTACAACGAATCGCAACAACATAAAAACGACCTACATGAACGGTAACGGCATCTACTCGAATCTGCCACCTTACCCGGGTGCCGTGAACAGTTCGTCAAATAACAGCTCCAGCCAGCAATCCATGGATAATGccactaataataataactcgTATATGACTAATAATAATTCATCAATGCAGACCTCGCAAACATCAGGTTATCGCACCTCGTCCACACACGAGATAAATCGCAATCATTTACTAACTCCATCTACTGAGAACATTGCCAATTACTCATCCGACTCGCGCAGTTATCAAGATGATTGTGCCTCAACTTCGACGTTCCTATCGCCAACTGAAGAGCCTGAGCTCTATTTCGATAACTGGTCTGTGTGTTCGGAAGATAACTACATGCTACACGCTTCACCTTCGCCAACTGTATCGCGTCTCTCACGTGCATCGCAGCTCTCATCACCGACACGTGGTGAAAGCTCCGATCCAAATGAGAGCGTAATTGATCGCATCAAACGTCGCAGTTTCTATTGCCGCTTTAACGATAAGAAACCTAAGCGCACGAGTAGCATTGTTGGACCGAGTGCAGTGCGCGACTACTATCGTGAGCAACAGGCCGCCGTAAAAGCGCGTTCTAGCACTAAAGTAAACACCAATGAACGCGCCAAATCACCAGACATTACACAAGAGTTCTTCAGACCGTTGAAGTTAAGTCCGGTTGGCACTGAATTGAAACCACCCATCTACAAAGCACCGCTCGACTATGCCACCAACATCACAAAGCCGCGTAAGAGCCTCAACGATATACGGCCTACCACATCACCATCATTGATCAGCAAACGCTATGGCTCCACTGCCGACAGCGATTATATGTCATTAAGTAGTGGCGTGCCAATACGCTATAAGTCATCTGCCAGTTCAAGTCCTTACGAGAGCAAAGGCTCTTCGGCGACTGGTGGCTTGAGTATGGGTGTAGGCACCAGTATTGGCGCTGGTACAGGCGTCGGCAGTACCTACTACAATACCTACAGCCCGAAACGACGTTCCTCATATACATTCAATGGCACTCTGCCCAGTGGTGCTACACTCACCAATTCCACTTTGGACGGTTACGCGACGGTGGGTCGGCGACCTATACGCGCCTACGATCATCGCACCATGTCATTGCTCGATCCTACAACCACTCCTCCGTCGACCGGTGTCAGTAGTAGTTTCAGACGAGAAGCACGCACGCCAGTACGGGACTACACTTCAAGCATTTCGAG ATCGAGTTCACGTTATCGAACTTCATCGGCCACACGCAGTCCAACAAACATTTGA